From a single Thermothielavioides terrestris NRRL 8126 chromosome 3, complete sequence genomic region:
- a CDS encoding histone acetyltransferase-like protein (1| histone acetyltransferase [Grosmannia clavigera kw1407] Contains conserved domain RimL[COG1670], Acetyltransferases) produces the protein MPAILDDPAGPPIFRVSGDPPYPDPAHPAVPPSIVPRHVTLRDRQTVATVVPFASRHEVPESLLRYLHDQFNKEIEGGDTYPMLEPMPFDNFASYWFQNFGGIMLLGHINSAAEVVEGKDWSKDCLGTFYIKPNYPGRSSHVCNGGFIVTDASRNRGVGRLMGEAYLDWAPKLGYKYSVFNLVYETNVASCKIWDALGFKRIGRVKGAGNLKSHPDRLVDAIIYGRDLGDAAGGAGSEELQAA, from the exons ATGCCCGCCATCCTCGACGATCCCGCGGGACCCCCCATTTTCCGTGTCTCGGGGGATCCCCCGTACCCGGACCCCGCCCATCCGGCCGTGCCGCCCAGCATCGTGCCACGCCATGTGACGCTCCGCGATCGGCAAACGGTCGCTACCGTCGTGCCGTTTGCATCCCGCCACGAAGTCCCCGAGTCACTGCTCCGCTATCTGCATGACCAATTCAACAAGGAAatcgagggcggcgacaCGTACCCGATGCTGGAGCCTATGCCGTTCGACAACTTCGCCTCGTACTGGTTCCAGAACTTCGGCGGCATCATGCTGCTTGGCCACATcaacagcgccgccgaggtcgtcgagggcAAGGACTGGTCGAAGGACTGCCTGGGTACCTTCTACATCAAGCCCAACTAccccggccgcagcagccacGTCTGCAATGGTGGTTTCATCGTCACCGACGCCTCGCGTAATCGCGGCGTGGGCCGGCTGATGGGCGAGGCGTACCTGGATTGGGCGCCCAAGCTGGGGTACAAGTACTCAGTCTTCAACCTCGTCTACGAAACCAACGTCGCATCGTGCAAGATCTGGGATGCGTTGGGCTTCAAGCGCATCGGGCGCGTCAAGGGCGCCGGCAACCTCAAGAGCCATCCCGACCGGCTGGTGGACGCCATCATCTACGGGCGCGACTTGGGCGacgcggcaggcggcgccggcagcgaggaACTT CAGGCTGCGTAG
- a CDS encoding glycoside hydrolase family 12 protein (CAZy_ID 269786), with protein MKLLLFVSALAAATPLGSLEPRQQATLCDQYGYWSGNGYEVNNNLWGESAATSGSQCTYVDGSSSGGVQWHTTWTWNGGDNNVKSFAYSGRQITKGQKISSISSIQTSVSWSYSNTNIRADVAYDIFTAADPNHSTSSGDYELMIWLAKYGSISPIGSSVGTVNVGGRSWDLWVGYNGAMKVFSFVAPSPVTSFSANVKDFFNYLQNNQGFPASSQNLLTFQIGTEPFTGGPATFTVSQFSANVS; from the exons ATGAAACTGCTTCTTTTCGTCTCCGCGCTCGCAGCTGCGACGCCCCTGGGGTCTCTGGAACCCAGGCAGCAGGCAACACTCTGCGACCAGTATGGCTACTGGTCCGGCAATGGTTACGAGGTTAACAACAACCTTTGGGGCGAGAGCGCAGCCACCTCAGGCTCGCAGT GCACGTACGTGGACGGCAGCTCTTCTGGCGGCGTCCAATGGCACACGACGTGGACGTGGAACGGCGGAGACAACAACGTGAAGAGCTTCGCCTACTCGGGCAGGCAGATCACCAAGGGCCAGAAGATCTCCTCCATCAGCAGCATACAGACGTCGGTCTCGTGGTCGTACAGCAACACCAACATCCGCGCTGACGTCGCGTACGACATCTTCACCGCCGCGGACCCCAACCACtccaccagcagcggcgactACGAGCTCATGATCTG GCTCGCCAAGTACGGCAGCATCTCCCCGATCGGCTCGTCGGTCGGCACGGTCAACGTGGGCGGCCGCAGCTGGGACCTGTGGGTGGGCTACAACGGCGCCATGAAGGTGTTCAGCTTCGTCGCGCCGAGCCCCGTCACCAGCTTCAGCGCCAACGTCAAGGACTTCTTCAACTACCTGCAGAACAATCAGGGCTTCCCCGCCAGCAGCCAGAATCTGCTTA CTTTCCAAATCGGCACGGAACCCTTCACGGGCGGACCGGCCACCTTCACGGTGTCGCAGTTCTCGGCCAACGTTTCGTAA